The following are encoded together in the Nocardia sp. XZ_19_385 genome:
- a CDS encoding alpha/beta fold hydrolase, which yields MSTISSPILFLSGAGLPAWIWDEVRAGLGAESVVANYPEASDASLRDYAEAVLQQAPGSTFTLVAHSIGGVVASEIAAIAPERVHGLLGVAASIPAAGTSFLGALPFPQRHIVSLAMRVAGTRPPEKALRTLATGLGDAETARIVSDFDPESQSLYRDRVAPRRFPARTGYVVASADPEFPAALQRKYATELGAEFRRELPTGHLPMVQDPAALAQIIKEFTQ from the coding sequence ATGAGCACGATCAGCTCCCCCATCTTGTTCCTCAGCGGTGCTGGACTGCCCGCCTGGATCTGGGATGAGGTGCGCGCCGGACTAGGCGCCGAATCTGTGGTCGCGAACTATCCCGAGGCGAGTGACGCGAGCCTGCGGGACTACGCCGAGGCGGTGTTGCAGCAAGCCCCGGGCTCGACATTCACCCTCGTCGCCCATTCGATCGGCGGGGTCGTGGCGAGCGAGATCGCGGCGATCGCACCCGAGCGGGTGCATGGCCTGCTCGGCGTCGCGGCGTCGATTCCCGCCGCGGGCACGTCATTTCTCGGTGCCTTGCCGTTCCCGCAGCGCCATATCGTCAGCCTCGCCATGCGGGTGGCCGGGACTCGCCCACCCGAGAAGGCGCTCCGCACGCTGGCGACCGGACTCGGCGATGCCGAAACCGCGCGCATAGTCAGCGATTTCGACCCGGAATCGCAGAGCCTCTATCGCGACCGAGTCGCACCGCGCCGCTTTCCCGCGCGCACGGGATACGTAGTCGCCTCCGCGGATCCGGAATTTCCGGCCGCATTGCAACGCAAATACGCCACCGAACTCGGAGCCGAGTTCCGGCGCGAACTCCCCACCGGACACCTCCCGATGGTGCAAGACCCCGCAGCCCTCGCCCAGATCATCAAGGAGTTCACCCAATAG